A part of Anaerolineales bacterium genomic DNA contains:
- a CDS encoding DUF302 domain-containing protein, with the protein MGYHFSTTVGLSFEAALDKVQAGLPREGFGLLSEIDVQATLKRKLDAGLRPRQILGARNLPLAQKGLHQERRIGARPPCRVVVQRVEAGVEVAASDPVVSMAGIDNPEPRGHASVGCYRSVAGRW; encoded by the coding sequence ATGGGATACCACTTCAGCACCACCGTTGGCTTGTCCTTCGAAGCAGCCTTGGACAAGGTACAGGCAGGGTTGCCGCGCGAAGGATTCGGCTTGCTGAGCGAGATCGACGTGCAGGCGACCCTGAAGAGGAAGCTCGATGCGGGCTTGCGTCCAAGGCAGATTCTGGGCGCCCGAAATCTGCCTCTCGCCCAGAAAGGTCTCCACCAGGAACGGAGGATTGGCGCCAGGCCTCCCTGCCGCGTCGTGGTCCAGCGGGTGGAGGCAGGGGTAGAGGTGGCGGCGTCGGACCCGGTAGTCTCGATGGCGGGCATCGACAATCCTGAGCCGCGCGGGCACGCCTCGGTTGGCTGCTACCGGTCAGTAGCGGGACGGTGGTAG